From one Humulus lupulus chromosome 8, drHumLupu1.1, whole genome shotgun sequence genomic stretch:
- the LOC133797756 gene encoding protein trichome birefringence-like 36: protein MARLKLHLWFFFNLFLYFFHGLSSEFEVGDGSWLSEEDGVVMVQSGKNLPKTCDFSSGKWVFDQSYPLYDSTCPYLSTAVTCQKNGRPDSDYQKWRWKPNGCSIPRFNALKFLAKMRNKRIMLVGDSIMRNQWESLVCLVQGVIPTGRKRVTYNGPTMAFHAMDFETSIEFAWAPLLVELKKGPGKERILHLDSIEDNARYWRGVNFLVFDSAHWWTHTDKWSSWDYYMEGQSLYKTMNPMIAYQKGLTTWAKWVDLNLDPRQTRVFFRSMSPRHNRQNGWKCYNQKQPLAAFSHPHVPQQLVVLQGVLKRMRFPVYLQDVTTLSAFRRDGHPSVYRRAMGQEEKQHLKDFSSDCSHWCLPGVPDIWNEMLGALL from the exons ATGGCTAGACTGAAGCTTCATCTTTGGTTCTTCTTCAACCTTTTTCTCTACTTCTTTCATGGGTTGTCTTCAGAGTTTGAGGTTGGAGATGGGTCTTGGCTAAGTGAGGAAGATGGAGTTGTTATGGTTCAGAGTGGGAAAAACTTACCCAAAACATGTGATTTTTCTTCtgggaaatgggtttttgaccAATCTTATCCTCTCTATGATTCCACTTGCCCTTATCTTAGTACAGCAGTGACTTGTCAGAAGAATGGGAGGCCTGATTCTGATTACCAGAAATGGAGGTGGAAGCCCAATGGTTGCTCCATTCCTAG GTTCAATGCACTGAAATTTCTTGCTAAAATGAGAAATAAACGAATAATGTTGGTGGGTGATTCCATTATGAGAAATCAATGGGAGTCTCTTGTCTGCCTAGTACAAGGAGTTATTCCAACTGGCCGAAAGAGGGTCACCTACAATGGTCCAACTATGGCATTCCATGCCATG GATTTTGAGACATCAATTGAGTTTGCATGGGCTCCACTCCTAGTAGAGTTGAAGAAAGGACCTGGGAAGGAGAGAATTTTACATTTGGATTCCATTGAAGATAATGCTAGGTACTGGAGAGGAGTTAATTTTCTCGTTTTTGACTCTGCTCATTGGTGGACTCACACAGACAAATGGAGTTC GTGGGACTATTACATGGAAGGCCAGTCTCTCTACAAAACTATGAATCCCATGATTGCATACCAAAAAGGACTCACTACATGGGCTAAATGGGTAGATTTGAATCTAGACCCTCGCCAAACTCGAGTCTTTTTCCGAAGCATGTCACCTAGGCATAACAG GCAAAATGGGTGGAAATGCTACAATCAGAAGCAGCCTCTAGCTGCTTTTAGTCATCCACATGTTCCTCAACAATTAGTAGTACTACAAGGGGTGTTAAAAAGGATGAGATTTCCAGTATATCTACAAGATGTAACTACGCTGTCTGCTTTTAGAAGAGATGGTCACCCTTCTGTCTACAGAAGGGCTATGGGGCAGGAAGAGAAACAGCACCTGAAAGACTTTTCCTCCGACTGCAGCCACTGGTGCCTTCCCGGGGTGCCTGACATCTGGAACGAGATGCTGGGCGCCCTGCTATAA
- the LOC133797759 gene encoding uncharacterized protein LOC133797759 isoform X1 — MAAFDLVNNMNDVALRPRLLRTLIRDHIPDDKHPFGSPSQLSKVTSMVKTHNLLSESFGELEDQKLMGNWKSAVDSWVDRLLLLVSNDMPDKCWAGICLLGVTSQECSSDRFLASYSNWFQKLLSHIQFPAASHFVKVASCASLSDLLIRLGGFSNIKKDGTAHAGKLIQPVLKLLNDDNSEAIWDGAVHLLCTIITFFPFSIGRHYESAEAAIASKILSGTCSFDMLKKFAHCLALLPKSRGDEDSWSLMMQKVLIWINNHLNDTFQGFEEETRHNNEAIRLLLPPGKDVPPPFGGLTVSGEESHNMQKRSEHVLTSSVSALMLFCSSMLTSSYPVQVTVPVRSLLILVERVLMVDASLPHSQRPFVTALQQEFLSSELPVLHLYSLELLTAIIKGVRSQLLPHAASIVRLISVYFTKCAFPELRTKIYSITKILLLSMGVGMGLCLEQDVLKNAFLDLSPIYESGGTSSSANLKPSTESLPRPSRKKRKHGSITGSLEEGHDSILEVESQKNHSTALISLRIAALEALEALLTVGGTPKSLKEHPDINLLLINIVKHSLKGGWASEERSIIQLNEPTETSANVQLAALRTLLASFLSSHLYSQHLAQGLELFRRGKQEIGTKIAEFCAHALLAMEVLLHPRALSVDDFSTMKSKSDEVHDEIAENIYTDNISWLESGKETEAGVCDPAEIIRYNEIPSETSPVFQDINLSNGSDKEIPVGSKWEPAAVNADAVIQGSGDELMVESHQLPESRPLNQVSVPANTDGPTGFQNVIESTSGSGSLKQADNDTNSGQDMDISVAKIDRFSTVDSSSPLNPEKGKAVASKMHHESDSDEYPDLLDVGPDSDSNQEE, encoded by the exons ATGGCGGCCTTCGACCTTGTAAACAACATGAATGACGTTGCTCTGAGACCTCGGTTACTCCGTACGCTTATCAGAGACCATATCCCTGATGACAAACACCCTTTCGGGAGTCCGTCGCAGCTATCGAAGGTCACCTCCATGGTCAAAACCCACAATCTTCTTTCTGAATCTTTCGGAGAACTGGAGGACCAGAAGCTCATGGGAAATTGGAAATCCGCCGTTGATTCATGGGTCGACCGCTTGTTACTCCTCGTTTCCAATGATATG CCAGATAAATGTTGGGCAGGAATTTGTCTACTTGGGGTAACTAGTCAAGAATGCAGTTCTGATCGTTTCTTGGCATCATACTCCAATTGGTTTCAGAAGCTTCTATCACACATTCAG TTTCCAGCAGCGTCTCATTTTGTGAAGGTGGCATCCTGTGCCTCATTATCAGATTTACTCATAAG GTTAGGAGGATTTTCAAATATAAAGAAAGATGGGACAGCCCATGCTGGGAAACTCATCCAACCAGTTTTGAAGCTGTTAAATGATGATAATTCAGAGGCAATTTGG GATGGAGCAGTTCATTTGTTATGCACTATTATTACTTTCTTTCCATTTTCCATTGGACGTCATTATGAAAGC GCTGAAGCTGCTATTGCTTCAAAAATTTTGTCAGGTACCTGCAGTTTTGATATGCTCAAG AAATTTGCCCATTGTCTAGCCTTGCTTCCAAAGTCAAGAGGAGACGAGGACAGCTGGTCTTTAATGATGCAGAAAGTTCTTATATGGATTAATAATCACCTAAATGATACCTTTCAGGGTTTTGAAGAAG AAACTAGGCATAATAATGAAGCCATAAGATTATTGTTACCACCAGGAAAAGATGTTCCTCCTCCATTTGGAGGGCTTACAGTGTCTGGAGAAGAATCACACAACATGCAGAAGCGGTCTGAGCATGTACTAACATCCAGTGTCTCTGCGTTGATGCTTTTCTGCTCTTCTATGCTCACAAGTTCATACCCTGTTCAG GTCACTGTACCTGTTCGCTCTTTACTGATTCTTGTTGAAAGAGTGCTCATGGTGGATGCGTCACTGCCACATAGCCAGCGGCCTTTTGTGACTGCTTTGCAACAAGAATTCCTCTCTTCAGAACTTCCTGTTTTACACCTCTATAGTCTGGAACTTCTCACTGCTATCATAAAGGGTGTGCGGAG CCAACTATTACCTCATGCTGCATCAATTGTACGCCTCATCTCAGTCTACTTTACGAAGTGTGCCTTTCCAGAATTGAGGACAAAAATCTACTCAATTACGAAGATATTGTTGCTATCCATGGGTGTTG GAATGGGACTTTGTCTTGAACAGGACGTCCTCAAGAATGCATTTCTTGATTTGAGTCCCATATATGAGAGCGGTGGAACGTCTTCAAGTGCAAATTTAAAGCCCTCTACTGAATCATTACCACGGCCAAGCCGGAAAAAAAGAAAGCATGGTTCCATAACTGGATCTCTTGAAGAGGGGCATGACAGTATTTTAGAAGTGGAATCTCAGAAGAACCATTCCACAGCTCTGATTTCTTTGAGGATAGCTGCACTCGAGGCATTAGAAGCTCTTCTTACTGTG GGTGGTACTCCAAAATCTTTGAAAGAGCACCCAGATATTAATCTTCTTTTAATAAATATAGTAAAGCATTCTTTGAAAGGGGGATGGGCCAGCGAGGAAAGAAGCATTATACAGCTTAATGAACCGACTGAAACCTCGGCAAATGTGCAGCTTGCAGCATTGCGAACTCTTTTGGCCTCTTTTCTGTCATCTCATCTCTATTCACAACATTTAGCACAGGGTCTTGAACTTTTTCGCAGAG GCAAACAAGAAATTGGAACAAAAATTGCGGAGTTCTGTGCACATGCTCTGTTAGCCATGGAAGTTCTTTTACATCCCAGGGCCCTTTCAGTGGACGATTTTTCTACAATGAAATCTAAATCTGATGAAGTTCATGATGAAATTGCTGAGAATATATACACCGACAATATCAG TTGGCTGGAAAGTGGAAAAGAAACAGAAGCTGGAGTGTGTGACCCTGCAGAGATTATAAGGTACAATGAGATTCCGTCTGAAACTTCACCAGTTTTCCAGGATATAAATCTTTCTAATGGTTCCGATAAAGAGATTCCAGTAGGAAGTAAGTGGGAGCCGGCAGCAGTCAATGCGGATGCTGTGATTCAAGGCAGTGGGGATGAACTTATGGTTGAGTCTCACCAACTTCCTGAATCCAGACCACTAAATCAAGTTTCTGTTCCTGCAAATACCGATGGTCCAACAGGATTTCAAAATGTGATTGAGAGTACTTCAGGTAGTGGCTCATTAAAACAAGCAGATAACGATACAAACTCAGGCCAGGATATGGATATTTCGGTGGCTAAAATCGACAGGTTTTCGACAGTTGATTCCTCTTCACCGTTAAATCCTGAGAAAGGCAAGGCAGTTGCTTCTAAAATGCACCATGAGTCAGATAGTGATGAATATCCTGATCTTCTGGACGTAGGGCCAGATTCTGATTCAAATCAGGAAGAATAA
- the LOC133795604 gene encoding uncharacterized protein LOC133795604, protein MEYAAYNISQLAHPLLKPSGACIVFVSSAAGLLAVNVDSLKKIEKTVRTRGASSKKIPVSQSRKVPSPLPPPSVSTAPLSVPTAPTSVGKFCKSKARKKVFSLSHEHPMVFPDISADIVAPPSEVVVPSRAKDHSPLPFDSSLEARAKSKSVSSSSKAAAAGLLKLPLKPSQSKKNSVSPKRKLGLDASPSPLSAAKKKLKAHPPSLPPPNLILREIKSEAESDEPEKEDTIPSEQEAESDSDHIASPLPSKAKGKKPISGSTPSPKHSGVNFKPYSSIFFYNDNARDMVLYAQRKFIIETNYVLSDHRPFGVLTMLQDRQWTGSLVKFSGFVDRIVKEFYANLTNEIIEPSSPLYNKVFVRGHWFSFSPQDIALALHLPLDVEDDVDGASLDKDMVITELVGQKMVWPSNTVISVSNLTYTYAVLHKFATTNWKPTSHTATISFDMASFLYKVGTGLGINLALVIHDQIIGFCKGNRKNLNIPFPHVIYKVLSMQKKDLQRDQEDLVAPTTAASYKASAPPTEATAAPSSKKVKPRSLKIASDDIPHASSSVATDSGLVATEIAAVRASVDSLTARVMSIEGLQRSVLEAVQSLSKAPIV, encoded by the exons ATGGAGTACGCAGCCTACAACATTTCCCAACTTGCTCATCCCCTTCTCAAACCTTCAGGGGCTTGCATTGTGTTTGTTTCTTCTGCGGCTGGACTTTTAGCAGTAAATGTTGATTCACTTAAGAAAAT AGAAAAAACGGTGAGAACTCGTGGTGCCTCCTCCAAGAAGATCCCTGTTTCTCAATCCCGAAAGGTGCCATCTCCTTTGCCTCCTCCGTCTGTGTCAACGGCGCCTCTTTCTGTTCCAACAGCTCCCACATCTGTTGGAAAGTTCTGCAAATCCAAGGCTCGCAAAAAGGTGTTTTCGCTCTCTCATGAACATCCTATGGTGTTTCCAGATATCTCTGCTGACATTGTTGCACCACCATCTGAAGTGGTGGTGCCCTCTCGAGCCAAGGACCATTCTCCTCTTCCGTTTGATTCGTCTTTGGAGGCTAGGGCAAAATCGAAATCTGTTTCCTCCTCTTCCAAAGCTGCTGCTGCTGGGTTGCTCAAATTGCCCTTGAAGCCGAGTCAGTCCAAGAAAAATTCTGTGTCTCCCAAAAGGAAATTGGGGTTGGACGCGTCTCCTTCTCCCTTGTCCGCTGCCAAGAAAAAATTGAAGGCTCATCCCCCTTCACTTCCTCCTCCGAATCTGATCCTGAGGGAGATAA aatcagaggctgagtctgatgAGCCAGAAAAAGAAGACACTATCCCCTCTGAACAAGAAGCCGAATCTGACTCAGACCACATTGCATCTCCTTTGCCATCCAAAGCTAAAGGGAAGAAACCTATTTCTGGTTCTACACCTTCACCAAAACATTCAGGTGtaaatttcaaaccttattcttccatttttttctatAATGATAATGCACGTGATATGGTTCTATATGCTCAACGAAAATTTATCATTGAAACAAATTATGTCTTGAGTGATCATCGTCCTTTTGGTGTGCTAACAATGCTTCAAGATCGACAATGGACAGGTTCTTTGGTTAAATTTTCtggttttgtggatagaatagtcaaggaattctatgccaatcttACTAATGAAATTATTGAACCTTCATCTCCTCTGTATAATAAAGTGTTTGTTAGGGGCCAttggttctctttttctcctcaaGACATTGCTCTTGCTTTGCATCTTCCCCTTGATGTCGAGGATGATGTTGATGGTGCTTCTCTTGACAAGGACATGGTTATCACTGAGTTGGTTGGTCAAAAAATGGTATGGCCATCTAATACAGTCATCTCAGTTTCAAACCTCACCTACACTTATGCTGTTCTTCATAAGTTTGCCACAACAAATTGGAAGCCCACTTCTCACACCGCCACTATTTCTTTTGATATGGCTTCATTTTTGTACAAAGTGGGGACCGGTCTTGGTATAAATTTGGCTTTGGTTATTCATGATCAAATCATTGGGTTTTGCAAAGGTAACAGGAAAAACTTGAATATTCCTTTCCCTCATgttatttataaagtgttgagtaTGCAGAAAAAAGATCTCCAACGAGATCAAGAAGACTTGGTGGCACCCACTACTGCCGCTTCCTACAAGGCCTCTGCCCCTCCTACTGAAGCCACTGCTGCTCCGTCCTCCAAGAAAGTCAAGCCCCGATCTCTGAAGATCGCCTCGGATGACATCCCTCATGCCTCCTCCTCTGTTGCCACAGATTCAGGACTTGTTGCAACCGAAATAGCTGCTGTTCGAGCCTCTGTTGATTCTTTGACTGCTCGAGTGATGTCAATTGAAGGACTGCAACGTTCTGTGTTGGAGGCTGTTCAATCTCTGTCCAAAGCTCCAATTGTTTag
- the LOC133797759 gene encoding uncharacterized protein LOC133797759 isoform X2, protein MAAFDLVNNMNDVALRPRLLRTLIRDHIPDDKHPFGSPSQLSKVTSMVKTHNLLSESFGELEDQKLMGNWKSAVDSWVDRLLLLVSNDMPDKCWAGICLLGVTSQECSSDRFLASYSNWFQKLLSHIQFPAASHFVKVASCASLSDLLIRLGGFSNIKKDGTAHAGKLIQPVLKLLNDDNSEAIWDGAVHLLCTIITFFPFSIGRHYESAEAAIASKILSGTCSFDMLKKFAHCLALLPKSRGDEDSWSLMMQKVLIWINNHLNDTFQGFEEETRHNNEAIRLLLPPGKDVPPPFGGLTVSGEESHNMQKRSEHVLTSSVSALMLFCSSMLTSSYPVQVTVPVRSLLILVERVLMVDASLPHSQRPFVTALQQEFLSSELPVLHLYSLELLTAIIKGVRSQLLPHAASIVRLISVYFTKCAFPELRTKIYSITKILLLSMGVGMGLCLEQDVLKNAFLDLSPIYESGGTSSSANLKPSTESLPRPSRKKRKHGSITGSLEEGHDSILEVESQKNHSTALISLRIAALEALEALLTVGGTPKSLKEHPDINLLLINIVKHSLKGGWASEERSIIQLNEPTETSANVQLAALRTLLASFLSSHLYSQHLAQGLELFRRGKQEIGTKIAEFCAHALLAMEVLLHPRALSVDDFSTMKSKSDEVHDEIAENIYTDNISWLESGKETEAGVCDPAEIISRK, encoded by the exons ATGGCGGCCTTCGACCTTGTAAACAACATGAATGACGTTGCTCTGAGACCTCGGTTACTCCGTACGCTTATCAGAGACCATATCCCTGATGACAAACACCCTTTCGGGAGTCCGTCGCAGCTATCGAAGGTCACCTCCATGGTCAAAACCCACAATCTTCTTTCTGAATCTTTCGGAGAACTGGAGGACCAGAAGCTCATGGGAAATTGGAAATCCGCCGTTGATTCATGGGTCGACCGCTTGTTACTCCTCGTTTCCAATGATATG CCAGATAAATGTTGGGCAGGAATTTGTCTACTTGGGGTAACTAGTCAAGAATGCAGTTCTGATCGTTTCTTGGCATCATACTCCAATTGGTTTCAGAAGCTTCTATCACACATTCAG TTTCCAGCAGCGTCTCATTTTGTGAAGGTGGCATCCTGTGCCTCATTATCAGATTTACTCATAAG GTTAGGAGGATTTTCAAATATAAAGAAAGATGGGACAGCCCATGCTGGGAAACTCATCCAACCAGTTTTGAAGCTGTTAAATGATGATAATTCAGAGGCAATTTGG GATGGAGCAGTTCATTTGTTATGCACTATTATTACTTTCTTTCCATTTTCCATTGGACGTCATTATGAAAGC GCTGAAGCTGCTATTGCTTCAAAAATTTTGTCAGGTACCTGCAGTTTTGATATGCTCAAG AAATTTGCCCATTGTCTAGCCTTGCTTCCAAAGTCAAGAGGAGACGAGGACAGCTGGTCTTTAATGATGCAGAAAGTTCTTATATGGATTAATAATCACCTAAATGATACCTTTCAGGGTTTTGAAGAAG AAACTAGGCATAATAATGAAGCCATAAGATTATTGTTACCACCAGGAAAAGATGTTCCTCCTCCATTTGGAGGGCTTACAGTGTCTGGAGAAGAATCACACAACATGCAGAAGCGGTCTGAGCATGTACTAACATCCAGTGTCTCTGCGTTGATGCTTTTCTGCTCTTCTATGCTCACAAGTTCATACCCTGTTCAG GTCACTGTACCTGTTCGCTCTTTACTGATTCTTGTTGAAAGAGTGCTCATGGTGGATGCGTCACTGCCACATAGCCAGCGGCCTTTTGTGACTGCTTTGCAACAAGAATTCCTCTCTTCAGAACTTCCTGTTTTACACCTCTATAGTCTGGAACTTCTCACTGCTATCATAAAGGGTGTGCGGAG CCAACTATTACCTCATGCTGCATCAATTGTACGCCTCATCTCAGTCTACTTTACGAAGTGTGCCTTTCCAGAATTGAGGACAAAAATCTACTCAATTACGAAGATATTGTTGCTATCCATGGGTGTTG GAATGGGACTTTGTCTTGAACAGGACGTCCTCAAGAATGCATTTCTTGATTTGAGTCCCATATATGAGAGCGGTGGAACGTCTTCAAGTGCAAATTTAAAGCCCTCTACTGAATCATTACCACGGCCAAGCCGGAAAAAAAGAAAGCATGGTTCCATAACTGGATCTCTTGAAGAGGGGCATGACAGTATTTTAGAAGTGGAATCTCAGAAGAACCATTCCACAGCTCTGATTTCTTTGAGGATAGCTGCACTCGAGGCATTAGAAGCTCTTCTTACTGTG GGTGGTACTCCAAAATCTTTGAAAGAGCACCCAGATATTAATCTTCTTTTAATAAATATAGTAAAGCATTCTTTGAAAGGGGGATGGGCCAGCGAGGAAAGAAGCATTATACAGCTTAATGAACCGACTGAAACCTCGGCAAATGTGCAGCTTGCAGCATTGCGAACTCTTTTGGCCTCTTTTCTGTCATCTCATCTCTATTCACAACATTTAGCACAGGGTCTTGAACTTTTTCGCAGAG GCAAACAAGAAATTGGAACAAAAATTGCGGAGTTCTGTGCACATGCTCTGTTAGCCATGGAAGTTCTTTTACATCCCAGGGCCCTTTCAGTGGACGATTTTTCTACAATGAAATCTAAATCTGATGAAGTTCATGATGAAATTGCTGAGAATATATACACCGACAATATCAG TTGGCTGGAAAGTGGAAAAGAAACAGAAGCTGGAGTGTGTGACCCTGCAGAGATTATAAG TAGGAAGTAA
- the LOC133797759 gene encoding uncharacterized protein LOC133797759 isoform X3, producing MAAFDLVNNMNDVALRPRLLRTLIRDHIPDDKHPFGSPSQLSKVTSMVKTHNLLSESFGELEDQKLMGNWKSAVDSWVDRLLLLVSNDMPDKCWAGICLLGVTSQECSSDRFLASYSNWFQKLLSHIQFPAASHFVKVASCASLSDLLIRLGGFSNIKKDGTAHAGKLIQPVLKLLNDDNSEAIWDGAVHLLCTIITFFPFSIGRHYESAEAAIASKILSGTCSFDMLKKFAHCLALLPKSRGDEDSWSLMMQKVLIWINNHLNDTFQGFEEETRHNNEAIRLLLPPGKDVPPPFGGLTVSGEESHNMQKRSEHVLTSSVSALMLFCSSMLTSSYPVQVTVPVRSLLILVERVLMVDASLPHSQRPFVTALQQEFLSSELPVLHLYSLELLTAIIKGVRSQLLPHAASIVRLISVYFTKCAFPELRTKIYSITKILLLSMGVGMGLCLEQDVLKNAFLDLSPIYESGGTSSSANLKPSTESLPRPSRKKRKHGSITGSLEEGHDSILEVESQKNHSTALISLRIAALEALEALLTVGGTPKSLKEHPDINLLLINIVKHSLKGGWASEERSIIQLNEPTETSANVQLAALRTLLASFLSSHLYSQHLAQGLELFRRGKQEIGTKIAEFCAHALLAMEVLLHPRALSVDDFSTMKSKSDEVHDEIAENIYTDNISWLESGKETEAGVCDPAEIIRK from the exons ATGGCGGCCTTCGACCTTGTAAACAACATGAATGACGTTGCTCTGAGACCTCGGTTACTCCGTACGCTTATCAGAGACCATATCCCTGATGACAAACACCCTTTCGGGAGTCCGTCGCAGCTATCGAAGGTCACCTCCATGGTCAAAACCCACAATCTTCTTTCTGAATCTTTCGGAGAACTGGAGGACCAGAAGCTCATGGGAAATTGGAAATCCGCCGTTGATTCATGGGTCGACCGCTTGTTACTCCTCGTTTCCAATGATATG CCAGATAAATGTTGGGCAGGAATTTGTCTACTTGGGGTAACTAGTCAAGAATGCAGTTCTGATCGTTTCTTGGCATCATACTCCAATTGGTTTCAGAAGCTTCTATCACACATTCAG TTTCCAGCAGCGTCTCATTTTGTGAAGGTGGCATCCTGTGCCTCATTATCAGATTTACTCATAAG GTTAGGAGGATTTTCAAATATAAAGAAAGATGGGACAGCCCATGCTGGGAAACTCATCCAACCAGTTTTGAAGCTGTTAAATGATGATAATTCAGAGGCAATTTGG GATGGAGCAGTTCATTTGTTATGCACTATTATTACTTTCTTTCCATTTTCCATTGGACGTCATTATGAAAGC GCTGAAGCTGCTATTGCTTCAAAAATTTTGTCAGGTACCTGCAGTTTTGATATGCTCAAG AAATTTGCCCATTGTCTAGCCTTGCTTCCAAAGTCAAGAGGAGACGAGGACAGCTGGTCTTTAATGATGCAGAAAGTTCTTATATGGATTAATAATCACCTAAATGATACCTTTCAGGGTTTTGAAGAAG AAACTAGGCATAATAATGAAGCCATAAGATTATTGTTACCACCAGGAAAAGATGTTCCTCCTCCATTTGGAGGGCTTACAGTGTCTGGAGAAGAATCACACAACATGCAGAAGCGGTCTGAGCATGTACTAACATCCAGTGTCTCTGCGTTGATGCTTTTCTGCTCTTCTATGCTCACAAGTTCATACCCTGTTCAG GTCACTGTACCTGTTCGCTCTTTACTGATTCTTGTTGAAAGAGTGCTCATGGTGGATGCGTCACTGCCACATAGCCAGCGGCCTTTTGTGACTGCTTTGCAACAAGAATTCCTCTCTTCAGAACTTCCTGTTTTACACCTCTATAGTCTGGAACTTCTCACTGCTATCATAAAGGGTGTGCGGAG CCAACTATTACCTCATGCTGCATCAATTGTACGCCTCATCTCAGTCTACTTTACGAAGTGTGCCTTTCCAGAATTGAGGACAAAAATCTACTCAATTACGAAGATATTGTTGCTATCCATGGGTGTTG GAATGGGACTTTGTCTTGAACAGGACGTCCTCAAGAATGCATTTCTTGATTTGAGTCCCATATATGAGAGCGGTGGAACGTCTTCAAGTGCAAATTTAAAGCCCTCTACTGAATCATTACCACGGCCAAGCCGGAAAAAAAGAAAGCATGGTTCCATAACTGGATCTCTTGAAGAGGGGCATGACAGTATTTTAGAAGTGGAATCTCAGAAGAACCATTCCACAGCTCTGATTTCTTTGAGGATAGCTGCACTCGAGGCATTAGAAGCTCTTCTTACTGTG GGTGGTACTCCAAAATCTTTGAAAGAGCACCCAGATATTAATCTTCTTTTAATAAATATAGTAAAGCATTCTTTGAAAGGGGGATGGGCCAGCGAGGAAAGAAGCATTATACAGCTTAATGAACCGACTGAAACCTCGGCAAATGTGCAGCTTGCAGCATTGCGAACTCTTTTGGCCTCTTTTCTGTCATCTCATCTCTATTCACAACATTTAGCACAGGGTCTTGAACTTTTTCGCAGAG GCAAACAAGAAATTGGAACAAAAATTGCGGAGTTCTGTGCACATGCTCTGTTAGCCATGGAAGTTCTTTTACATCCCAGGGCCCTTTCAGTGGACGATTTTTCTACAATGAAATCTAAATCTGATGAAGTTCATGATGAAATTGCTGAGAATATATACACCGACAATATCAG TTGGCTGGAAAGTGGAAAAGAAACAGAAGCTGGAGTGTGTGACCCTGCAGAGATTATAAG GAAGTAA